Proteins from a genomic interval of Stenotrophomonas maltophilia R551-3:
- the holA gene encoding DNA polymerase III subunit delta, translated as MELRPEQLASQGADTPLAPVYLIAGPETLRVLEAADAVRARARAAGIGEREVFDADGRDFDWNQLDATFNAPSLFSARRLVEVRLPSGKPGKDGAEVISQFCANPAPDVVLMITANEWSKAHQGKWAEAVNRIGVLSVAWAIKPHELPDWIERRLRGKGLRADPAAVQRLAERVEGNLLAAAQEIDKLALLADGQPLDVERMESLVADAARYDVFRLVEATFSGQAPAVLRMLAGLRGEGEAVAALMPIVIRELLAGAGLARVQARGGNLAAEMKSRGIWESRQAPYKRALQRHPEGKRWERFVAEAGLVDRIAKGRADGDAWLALERLLVAVAEPRAVRLLARA; from the coding sequence ATGGAACTGCGTCCGGAGCAGCTGGCCAGCCAGGGCGCTGACACCCCGCTGGCGCCGGTCTATCTGATTGCCGGGCCGGAAACCCTGCGCGTACTGGAGGCGGCGGATGCCGTCCGCGCGCGTGCACGTGCCGCCGGCATCGGCGAGCGCGAGGTGTTCGACGCGGACGGTCGCGATTTCGACTGGAACCAGCTTGACGCAACGTTCAACGCGCCCAGCCTGTTCAGCGCCCGCCGCCTGGTCGAGGTGCGCCTGCCCAGCGGCAAGCCGGGCAAGGACGGGGCGGAGGTGATCAGCCAGTTCTGTGCCAACCCGGCGCCGGACGTGGTGCTGATGATCACCGCCAACGAATGGAGCAAGGCCCATCAGGGCAAGTGGGCCGAGGCGGTCAACCGCATCGGCGTGCTGTCGGTGGCGTGGGCGATCAAGCCGCACGAACTGCCGGACTGGATCGAGCGCCGCCTGCGTGGCAAAGGCCTGCGCGCCGATCCGGCCGCGGTGCAGCGGCTGGCCGAACGGGTGGAAGGCAACCTGCTGGCTGCCGCGCAGGAAATCGACAAACTGGCGCTGCTGGCCGATGGCCAGCCGCTGGATGTGGAACGGATGGAGTCGCTGGTGGCCGATGCGGCCCGCTACGACGTGTTCCGGCTGGTGGAAGCCACCTTCTCCGGGCAGGCGCCGGCGGTGCTGCGCATGCTGGCCGGCCTGCGTGGTGAAGGCGAAGCCGTGGCTGCACTGATGCCGATCGTGATCCGTGAACTGCTGGCCGGTGCCGGCCTGGCACGGGTGCAGGCGCGTGGCGGCAACCTGGCCGCCGAAATGAAGTCCCGTGGCATATGGGAGTCGCGGCAGGCGCCGTACAAGCGCGCGCTGCAGCGGCACCCGGAAGGCAAGCGCTGGGAACGCTTCGTGGCGGAGGCCGGGCTGGTCGACCGCATCGCCAAGGGCCGCGCCGACGGCGATGCCTGGCTGGCGCTGGAGCGCCTGCTGGTGGCCGTGGCCGAACCGCGTGCCGTGCGCCTGCTGGCGCGGGCCTGA
- the lptE gene encoding LPS assembly lipoprotein LptE, with product MTRILLALVLALGLAGCGFHLRNKLMLPTDTAPVKVVSTAPYSELVKLLNRNLLASGARLADEDSKEPSTQLQVLSERWGDLPIAIDSQGRAQEYSLRYAVIFIFRREDGSDLVPQQVIELSRDYVSPPTDATGTTTEREILATELRREMSASIIRRIDSVVRAEIEKGGSLSAPKTPPVEDAVPAAPAPAVKH from the coding sequence ATGACCCGAATCCTGCTTGCCCTCGTTCTTGCCCTCGGCCTTGCCGGCTGCGGTTTCCATCTGCGCAACAAGCTGATGCTGCCGACCGATACGGCACCGGTGAAGGTGGTTTCCACTGCGCCGTACAGCGAACTGGTCAAGCTGCTCAACCGCAACCTGCTGGCGTCCGGCGCCAGGCTGGCCGATGAGGACAGCAAGGAGCCCAGCACCCAGTTGCAGGTGCTGTCCGAACGCTGGGGCGATCTGCCGATTGCCATCGACTCGCAGGGCCGTGCACAGGAATACAGCCTGCGCTATGCGGTGATCTTCATCTTCCGCCGCGAGGATGGCAGCGATCTGGTGCCGCAGCAGGTGATCGAGCTGTCGCGCGACTACGTGTCGCCGCCGACCGACGCCACCGGTACCACCACCGAACGCGAAATCCTGGCCACCGAGCTGCGCCGGGAAATGTCCGCTTCGATCATCCGCCGCATCGACAGCGTGGTCCGCGCCGAGATCGAGAAGGGTGGCAGCCTGTCTGCACCGAAGACCCCGCCGGTCGAGGATGCGGTCCCGGCCGCTCCGGCCCCTGCAGTGAAGCACTGA
- the leuS gene encoding leucine--tRNA ligase has product MTSVEPNVYDPQQVESAAQQYWDATRAFEVDEASDKPKYYCLSMLPYPSGALHMGHVRNYTIGDVISRYKRMTGHNVLQPMGWDAFGLPAENAAIKNKTAPAAWTYKNIDHMRTQLKSLGYAIDWSREFATCRPDYYVHEQRMFTRLMRKGLAYRRNAVVNWDPVDQTVLANEQVIDGRGWRSGALVEKREIPQWFLRITDYAQELLDGLDELDGWPESVKTMQRNWIGRSEGLEIQFDVRDVDGGVLDPLRVFTTRPDTVMGVTFVSIAAEHPLALHAAKNNPELAALLADLKQGGVSEAELETQEKRGMDTGLRAIHPVTGEQVPVWVANFVLMGYGTGAVMAVPGHDQRDNEVANKYGLPIVQVIALKDPRSEEERSWDATRWQDWYSDKSRAFELVNSAEFDGLDFQGAFEALAERFERKAQGQRRVNYRLRDWGVSRQRYWGCPIPVIYCAKCGAVPVPEEQLPVVLPEDVAFAGTGSPIKTDPEWRKTTCPECGGAAERETDTFDTFMESSWYYARYTSPGARDAVDKRGNYWLPVDQYIGGIEHAILHLMYFRFYHKLLRDARMVDSNEPARNLLCQGMVIAETYYRPNPDGSRDWINPADVDVQRDERGRITGATLIADGQPVVVGGTEKMSKSKNNGVDPQAMVGKYGADTVRLFSMFAAPPEQSLEWNEAGVDGMARFLRRLWAQVQKHAADGAAPALDVAVLDASQKALRRKTHETIGKVGDDYGRRHSFNTAIAAVMELMNALAKFDDGSDQGRAVRQEALQAIVLLLNPITPHASHTLWQVLGHGETLLEDQPFPQADAAALVRDALTLAVQVNGKLRGTIEVAADAPREQVEALALAEPNAAKFMEGLTVRKIIIVPGKIVNIVVA; this is encoded by the coding sequence ATGACCAGCGTCGAACCCAACGTTTACGATCCGCAGCAGGTTGAATCCGCCGCCCAGCAGTACTGGGATGCCACCCGTGCCTTCGAGGTCGATGAAGCCTCGGACAAGCCGAAGTACTACTGCCTGTCGATGCTTCCGTACCCGTCCGGCGCGCTGCACATGGGGCATGTGCGCAACTACACGATCGGCGACGTGATCAGCCGCTACAAGCGCATGACCGGCCACAACGTGCTGCAGCCAATGGGTTGGGACGCATTCGGCCTGCCGGCGGAAAACGCTGCGATCAAGAACAAGACCGCGCCGGCGGCGTGGACCTACAAGAACATCGACCACATGCGGACCCAGCTGAAGTCGCTGGGCTACGCCATCGACTGGTCGCGCGAATTCGCCACCTGCCGCCCGGATTACTACGTCCACGAGCAGCGCATGTTCACCCGCCTGATGCGCAAGGGCCTGGCCTACCGCCGCAACGCGGTGGTGAACTGGGACCCGGTCGACCAGACCGTGCTGGCCAACGAGCAGGTCATTGATGGCCGCGGCTGGCGCTCCGGTGCGCTGGTCGAGAAGCGCGAGATCCCGCAGTGGTTCCTGCGCATCACCGACTACGCCCAGGAGCTGCTGGACGGCCTGGACGAGCTAGACGGCTGGCCGGAATCGGTCAAGACCATGCAGCGCAACTGGATCGGCCGTTCCGAGGGCCTGGAAATCCAGTTCGACGTGCGTGATGTCGACGGTGGCGTGCTGGATCCGCTGCGCGTGTTCACCACCCGTCCGGACACCGTGATGGGCGTGACCTTCGTGTCGATCGCCGCCGAGCATCCGCTGGCGCTGCACGCAGCGAAGAACAACCCTGAACTGGCGGCACTGCTGGCCGACCTGAAGCAGGGCGGCGTGTCCGAGGCCGAGCTGGAAACCCAGGAAAAGCGCGGCATGGATACCGGCCTGCGCGCCATCCATCCGGTCACCGGCGAGCAGGTGCCGGTGTGGGTCGCCAACTTTGTGCTGATGGGTTACGGCACCGGTGCGGTGATGGCCGTTCCCGGCCATGACCAGCGTGACAACGAAGTGGCCAACAAGTATGGCCTGCCGATCGTGCAGGTCATCGCGCTGAAGGATCCGCGCAGCGAAGAAGAGCGCAGCTGGGACGCCACCCGCTGGCAGGACTGGTACAGCGACAAGAGCCGTGCCTTCGAGCTGGTGAACTCAGCCGAGTTCGACGGCCTGGACTTCCAGGGCGCCTTCGAAGCCCTGGCCGAGCGTTTCGAGCGCAAGGCGCAGGGCCAGCGTCGCGTCAACTACCGCCTGCGCGACTGGGGCGTGAGCCGCCAGCGCTACTGGGGCTGCCCGATTCCGGTGATCTACTGCGCCAAGTGCGGTGCGGTGCCGGTGCCGGAAGAACAGCTGCCGGTGGTGCTGCCGGAAGACGTGGCGTTCGCCGGTACCGGCTCGCCGATCAAGACCGATCCCGAATGGCGCAAGACCACCTGCCCGGAGTGCGGCGGCGCGGCCGAGCGCGAGACCGATACCTTCGACACCTTCATGGAGTCGAGCTGGTACTACGCCCGTTACACCTCGCCGGGTGCCCGTGATGCGGTGGACAAGCGCGGCAACTACTGGCTGCCGGTCGACCAGTACATCGGCGGCATCGAGCACGCGATCCTGCACCTGATGTATTTCCGCTTCTACCACAAGCTGCTGCGCGACGCGCGGATGGTGGACAGCAATGAACCGGCACGCAACCTGCTGTGCCAGGGCATGGTGATCGCCGAAACCTATTACCGCCCGAACCCGGATGGTTCCAGGGACTGGATCAACCCGGCCGATGTGGACGTGCAGCGTGACGAGCGCGGCCGCATCACCGGTGCCACCCTGATCGCCGACGGCCAGCCGGTGGTGGTCGGTGGCACCGAGAAGATGTCCAAGTCGAAGAACAACGGCGTGGACCCGCAGGCGATGGTCGGCAAGTACGGCGCCGACACCGTGCGCCTGTTCTCGATGTTCGCTGCGCCGCCGGAACAGTCGCTGGAGTGGAACGAAGCGGGCGTGGATGGCATGGCCCGATTCCTGCGTCGCTTGTGGGCGCAGGTACAGAAGCACGCTGCCGACGGTGCCGCACCGGCGCTGGACGTGGCCGTGCTGGATGCCAGCCAGAAGGCGCTGCGCCGCAAGACCCATGAAACCATCGGCAAGGTCGGCGACGACTACGGCCGCCGTCACAGCTTCAACACCGCCATCGCTGCAGTGATGGAGCTGATGAACGCGCTGGCCAAGTTCGACGATGGCAGCGACCAGGGCCGTGCGGTACGCCAGGAAGCGCTGCAGGCCATCGTACTGCTGCTCAACCCGATTACCCCGCACGCCAGCCACACGCTGTGGCAGGTGCTGGGCCACGGCGAGACGCTGCTGGAAGACCAGCCATTCCCGCAGGCCGACGCCGCCGCGCTGGTGCGCGATGCGCTGACCCTGGCCGTGCAGGTCAACGGCAAGCTGCGTGGCACCATCGAGGTGGCGGCCGACGCCCCGCGCGAACAGGTCGAGGCGTTGGCGCTGGCCGAGCCCAACGCGGCCAAGTTCATGGAAGGCCTGACGGTGCGCAAGATCATCATTGTCCCGGGCAAGATCGTGAACATCGTCGTCGCCTGA
- a CDS encoding DUF998 domain-containing protein, whose protein sequence is MSPLSPLLRLSGLAAALLFVVAALGFGAVLDGYAQARHPVALLGAQGVPHALAFNLLGFVLPGLLGVVVAECLRRRLPATAGWAPRVGSQMLLLAGLAFAAMGLLPLDVDDLHGPASQLHASAWMVWVLGFVAGTLLLGISQLRQTHGRALGGVAVACGVLAALAAFALQGVLPAPLAQRVAFACWAVWLALPLSRPR, encoded by the coding sequence ATGTCGCCCCTGTCACCGTTGCTGCGCCTGTCCGGTCTGGCTGCCGCGCTGTTGTTCGTAGTAGCGGCGCTGGGTTTCGGCGCCGTCCTGGACGGCTACGCGCAGGCGCGCCACCCGGTGGCGCTGCTCGGTGCGCAGGGCGTGCCGCACGCGCTGGCCTTCAATCTGCTGGGCTTCGTGCTGCCGGGCCTGCTGGGGGTGGTGGTGGCCGAGTGCCTGCGCCGGCGCCTGCCGGCCACGGCCGGTTGGGCGCCGCGGGTCGGCAGCCAGATGCTGCTGCTGGCTGGGCTGGCGTTCGCCGCGATGGGCCTGCTGCCGCTGGACGTGGACGATCTGCACGGGCCGGCCAGCCAGCTGCACGCCAGTGCCTGGATGGTCTGGGTGCTGGGCTTCGTCGCGGGCACCCTGTTGCTGGGCATCTCCCAGCTGCGCCAGACGCACGGCCGCGCGTTGGGCGGGGTGGCGGTTGCCTGCGGCGTGCTGGCGGCGCTGGCCGCCTTCGCCCTGCAGGGCGTACTGCCGGCACCACTGGCGCAGCGGGTCGCTTTTGCCTGCTGGGCGGTCTGGCTGGCCCTGCCGCTGTCGCGGCCACGCTGA
- the trxA gene encoding thioredoxin — MTETTYVFDATTATFEAEVLQKSLQTPVLVDFWATWCGPCKTLGPMLEKLAAEYNGAFELAKVDVDAEQQIAAAFQIRSVPTVFLVKGGQLVDGFPGAIPEGQLREFLAQHGVVPADVGNTITEDEAPLDPQAQVDVLRAQIAAEPDKDELRLDLALALLQIGGVDEAATLIDGLPANLATDDRAVRGRARLAFAAALKDAPAAEVLEARIAADGKDLKARHLRGVQLLLGGHDEAALEQFLEMLRIDRSFEEGLPRKALIDAFNVISDEDLVGRYRRRMASLLF; from the coding sequence ATGACCGAGACGACCTACGTATTCGACGCCACCACTGCGACTTTCGAGGCCGAAGTCCTGCAGAAGTCGCTGCAGACCCCGGTGCTGGTGGACTTCTGGGCGACCTGGTGCGGGCCGTGCAAGACCCTGGGGCCGATGCTGGAAAAGCTGGCCGCTGAGTACAACGGCGCCTTCGAGCTGGCCAAGGTCGATGTCGACGCCGAACAGCAGATCGCCGCCGCTTTCCAGATCCGCTCGGTGCCCACCGTGTTCCTGGTCAAGGGCGGCCAACTGGTGGACGGCTTCCCCGGCGCCATTCCCGAAGGCCAGCTGCGTGAGTTCCTGGCCCAGCACGGCGTGGTGCCGGCCGACGTTGGCAACACCATCACCGAGGACGAAGCGCCGCTGGACCCGCAGGCACAGGTGGACGTGCTGCGTGCGCAGATCGCCGCCGAGCCGGACAAGGACGAGCTGAGGTTGGACCTGGCCCTGGCCCTGCTGCAGATCGGCGGCGTGGACGAAGCCGCCACGCTGATCGATGGCCTGCCGGCCAACCTGGCCACCGACGACCGCGCCGTGCGTGGCCGCGCCCGCCTGGCCTTCGCCGCTGCGCTGAAGGATGCCCCGGCCGCCGAAGTGCTCGAAGCGCGTATCGCCGCCGACGGCAAGGACCTCAAGGCCCGCCACCTGCGTGGTGTGCAGCTGCTGCTTGGTGGCCACGACGAGGCCGCGCTGGAACAGTTCCTGGAAATGCTGCGGATCGATCGCAGTTTCGAGGAAGGGCTGCCGCGCAAAGCGCTGATCGACGCCTTCAATGTGATCTCCGACGAGGACCTGGTCGGGCGGTACCGCCGCCGGATGGCGTCCCTGCTGTTCTGA
- a CDS encoding FecR family protein, giving the protein MGSCSCAPALPGLPTVTFVRSLSFAMRFQGALLCALLLLPAVAAAQDWNYRVRPGDTLWDLGGVYLKPSVRWQQLQQHNRIDNPYQLPPGQLLRFPISWLRTEPAPARVLSVRGKVELSGADGRATRAILAGEQLHIGDTIETEGDSSVTLEFADASRLQLREYSRLRLDQLSRYGHTGMVDTRLRLQQGRASNRVTPARGPASRYIIDAPTATSSVRGTVFRVSAGDTHHVAATEVLQGKVQVGNNHGRQLVKPGQASRSSSADSAPDAVSALLPAPQLRNDELRLAPLPTRLAWEPVDGAAQYRIEVVQAATPEILLFAATTTDTRLSIGDLPPGQLRILLRAVDAQGVEGLDASADFELSDQPPPPLTVAPLHGQTINSDRPRFRWSQAPGAHSSVLQIAAEPTFQQPLQEQTTQSTDLRLAQPLPPGQYFWRVASRDGNEHQGRYGQALPLQLSNEPVDPALQPPEAAHGELTLRWQAGSEGQRYRVQVDRHGDFKAPLVDETVTEPQVSFKRPWSGTLHVRVQYIDDDGHAGEYSPAQQIKLPCRLCYGAGGGALLLWLLL; this is encoded by the coding sequence ATGGGGTCTTGCAGCTGCGCCCCCGCATTGCCGGGATTGCCAACTGTGACCTTCGTCCGCTCGCTGTCGTTTGCCATGCGCTTCCAGGGTGCGCTGCTCTGCGCCCTTCTCCTGCTGCCGGCCGTGGCCGCGGCCCAGGACTGGAACTACCGGGTCCGGCCCGGCGATACCCTGTGGGACCTGGGTGGCGTGTACCTGAAGCCTTCGGTACGCTGGCAGCAGCTGCAGCAGCACAACCGCATCGACAACCCCTACCAGCTGCCGCCTGGTCAGCTGCTGCGCTTCCCGATCAGCTGGCTGCGCACCGAACCGGCGCCGGCCCGCGTGCTGTCGGTGCGTGGCAAGGTCGAGCTGTCCGGCGCCGATGGCAGGGCTACCCGCGCCATTCTGGCTGGCGAGCAGCTGCACATCGGTGACACCATCGAGACCGAAGGCGATTCCAGCGTCACCCTCGAATTCGCCGACGCCTCGCGCCTGCAGTTGCGCGAATATTCCCGCCTGCGCCTGGATCAGCTCAGCCGCTACGGCCACACCGGCATGGTCGATACCCGCCTGCGCCTGCAACAGGGCCGTGCCAGCAACCGCGTGACGCCGGCCCGCGGCCCTGCATCGCGATACATCATTGACGCACCCACCGCTACCAGCAGCGTGCGCGGCACTGTGTTCCGGGTCAGTGCCGGCGACACCCACCATGTTGCCGCCACTGAAGTCCTGCAGGGCAAGGTACAGGTCGGCAACAACCATGGCCGGCAGCTGGTCAAGCCCGGCCAGGCCAGCCGCAGCAGCAGCGCCGACAGCGCGCCCGATGCGGTCTCCGCCCTGCTGCCGGCGCCGCAGCTGCGCAATGACGAGCTGCGCCTGGCGCCGCTGCCGACCCGGCTGGCCTGGGAGCCGGTCGACGGCGCCGCGCAGTACCGCATTGAAGTGGTGCAGGCGGCGACACCGGAGATCCTGCTGTTCGCCGCCACCACCACCGACACCCGCCTGTCGATCGGCGACCTGCCACCTGGCCAGCTGCGCATCCTGCTGCGCGCCGTCGATGCCCAGGGCGTGGAAGGCCTCGATGCCAGTGCCGACTTCGAACTCAGCGACCAGCCGCCACCGCCGTTGACGGTCGCACCGCTGCACGGCCAGACGATCAACAGTGACCGCCCGCGTTTCCGCTGGAGCCAGGCCCCCGGCGCACACAGCAGCGTGCTGCAGATCGCCGCCGAACCGACCTTCCAGCAGCCGTTGCAGGAACAGACCACTCAGAGCACCGACCTGCGCCTGGCACAGCCACTGCCGCCGGGCCAGTACTTCTGGCGGGTGGCTTCGCGCGATGGCAACGAGCACCAGGGCCGCTACGGCCAGGCACTGCCACTGCAACTGAGCAATGAACCGGTCGACCCCGCCCTGCAACCACCCGAAGCCGCGCATGGTGAGCTGACCCTGCGCTGGCAGGCCGGTAGCGAGGGCCAGCGCTACCGGGTGCAGGTGGATCGCCATGGCGACTTCAAGGCGCCGCTCGTCGACGAAACCGTGACCGAGCCGCAGGTCAGCTTCAAGCGGCCGTGGAGCGGCACCCTGCACGTGCGCGTGCAGTACATCGACGACGACGGCCACGCTGGCGAGTATTCCCCTGCCCAGCAGATCAAGCTGCCCTGCCGCCTGTGCTACGGCGCCGGTGGTGGCGCCCTGCTGCTGTGGTTGTTGTTGTGA
- a CDS encoding CHASE2 domain-containing protein has translation MRRSPLPWSKRIVLALLAGILTIVASHGQWLWRQDEAAYDAMVGNWDYRPDPSVLIVAIDEGSLQRIGQWPWPRSIHARLLDRLTDAGAERVALDLMLSEPDRRASRQDEQLAAAIRRNGRVVLPVLAAPAAGDRMAEEMLPIPRIAASAAAIGHTDVEVDGDGVARGVYLHAGIGRAHWPALGLALADLPPGAVRGLPDPDPGVNSPYQWRRDDYVRVRYAGPPERLPQVSYADVLDGHVDMAMLHGRRIVVGMTASGVAPRLLTPTTREFWMSGSEYQANIASMLLQHKQIDLLPRLWQHAISGVLVALCVLLLGLRLPWLAALCSLPLAPLLSWLLLRACDLWWAPASAMLGITLVLLAWATWRISAWHRQANRDALTGLGNRLRFEQSLQQECDAARRSGKPLSLALIDVDHFKRHNDRHGHQVGDRVLRDVARLIGAHARRPRDMAARYGGDEFALVLPDTPAEGARLVIEDLIACVRALPAPGESSDADAGVTLTIGVFTRVPDGELQPHDFVEGADTALYQAKANGRDGYVIDSAS, from the coding sequence GTGAGGCGGTCGCCGCTTCCATGGTCGAAGCGGATCGTGCTGGCACTGCTGGCAGGGATACTGACGATCGTGGCCAGCCATGGCCAATGGTTGTGGCGGCAGGACGAAGCCGCCTACGACGCGATGGTCGGCAACTGGGACTACCGCCCCGATCCCAGCGTGCTGATCGTGGCCATCGACGAGGGCAGCCTGCAGCGCATCGGCCAGTGGCCGTGGCCGCGCTCGATCCACGCACGGTTGCTGGATCGCCTGACCGATGCCGGTGCCGAGCGCGTGGCGCTGGACCTGATGCTGTCCGAACCTGACCGCCGCGCCAGCCGCCAGGATGAACAGCTGGCGGCGGCCATCCGGCGCAACGGCCGGGTGGTGCTGCCGGTCCTGGCGGCGCCCGCAGCCGGCGATCGCATGGCCGAGGAAATGCTGCCGATTCCACGGATCGCAGCCAGCGCGGCGGCGATCGGCCATACCGACGTCGAAGTGGATGGCGATGGCGTTGCCCGCGGCGTGTACCTGCACGCAGGCATCGGCCGTGCGCACTGGCCTGCACTCGGGCTGGCCCTGGCCGATCTGCCGCCAGGCGCAGTACGTGGGCTGCCCGATCCGGATCCGGGCGTGAACTCGCCCTACCAATGGCGGCGCGACGACTACGTGCGGGTGCGCTATGCCGGCCCGCCCGAACGCCTGCCCCAGGTTTCCTACGCCGACGTGCTCGATGGCCACGTGGACATGGCCATGCTGCACGGCCGTCGCATCGTGGTGGGCATGACCGCCAGCGGCGTCGCGCCGCGGCTGCTGACCCCGACCACCCGCGAATTCTGGATGAGTGGCAGCGAGTACCAGGCCAACATCGCTTCGATGCTGCTGCAGCACAAGCAGATCGACCTGCTGCCCCGCCTCTGGCAGCACGCCATCAGCGGCGTGCTGGTGGCACTGTGCGTGCTCCTGCTCGGCCTGCGCCTGCCGTGGCTGGCCGCGCTGTGCTCGCTGCCGCTGGCGCCGCTGCTGAGCTGGCTGCTGCTGCGCGCCTGCGACCTGTGGTGGGCCCCGGCCAGCGCCATGCTGGGCATTACCCTGGTGCTGCTGGCCTGGGCGACCTGGCGGATTTCGGCCTGGCACCGCCAGGCCAACCGCGATGCGCTGACCGGCCTCGGCAACCGCCTGCGCTTCGAGCAGTCGCTGCAGCAGGAATGCGATGCCGCGCGGCGCAGTGGCAAGCCGCTGAGCCTGGCGCTGATCGACGTCGACCATTTCAAGCGCCACAACGACCGCCACGGCCATCAGGTCGGCGACCGCGTGCTGCGCGATGTCGCGCGCCTGATCGGTGCGCATGCACGGCGCCCGCGCGACATGGCCGCACGCTATGGCGGCGACGAATTCGCGCTGGTGCTGCCGGATACGCCAGCCGAAGGCGCGCGCCTGGTGATCGAAGACCTGATCGCCTGCGTGCGGGCGTTGCCGGCGCCCGGTGAAAGCAGCGACGCCGACGCCGGCGTCACCCTCACCATCGGCGTGTTCACCCGCGTGCCGGACGGCGAACTGCAACCGCACGACTTCGTCGAAGGTGCCGATACCGCCCTGTACCAGGCCAAGGCCAACGGCCGCGACGGTTATGTGATCGACAGTGCGTCCTGA
- a CDS encoding DUF4442 domain-containing protein translates to MNARLFRFGINLWPPFLFTGIHVTRVSPDYRQIDVELRMRPWNRNYVGTHFGGSLFAMTDPFWMLGLLHILGRDYYVWDRAGAIDFLKPGRGTVRTSFRIDDALLDELRAEAANGDKVLRWFSNDVVDESGEVVAQVRKQVYLRLKPHAR, encoded by the coding sequence ATGAACGCCCGCCTGTTCCGCTTCGGCATCAACCTCTGGCCGCCGTTCCTGTTCACCGGCATCCACGTCACCCGGGTCTCGCCGGACTACCGGCAGATCGACGTCGAACTGCGCATGCGGCCCTGGAACCGCAACTACGTCGGCACGCATTTCGGCGGCAGCCTGTTTGCGATGACCGATCCGTTCTGGATGCTTGGCCTGCTGCACATCCTCGGCCGCGACTACTACGTGTGGGACCGCGCCGGTGCGATCGATTTCCTCAAGCCCGGCCGCGGCACCGTACGTACGTCGTTCCGCATCGATGACGCACTCCTGGACGAACTGCGCGCCGAAGCGGCCAACGGCGACAAAGTGCTGCGCTGGTTCAGCAACGACGTGGTCGATGAAAGCGGCGAAGTGGTCGCACAGGTACGCAAGCAGGTCTACCTGCGGCTGAAACCACACGCACGCTGA